AGCTATCAAGAAAACCCCTTCAACCCACCCATTCAGGGGTTTGAGGCGGTGCGGCGCTACTGGCGGGAGAACTTGGCCACCCAAAGAGCCGTGAAATTCGAGGGGTGGGTTTTAGCGGTGGATGGCGAGGTCGCAGTGGTGAACTGGAGGGTGGGGTTTGTCCGAGTGCCCGGCGATGAGTATGTCCGGCTGGATGGGGTGAGCGTGGGCCATTTCGGCGCCGAAGGTAAGCCGGTGCTGTGGCGCGAGTGGTGGCACCGGGAAGAATAAGGGTATGGCAGAGCGCGTTGTCATCGTTGCCGGAGGCGACACAGGGATGGGCCGGGTTGCCCAGGGTTTCGTGCAAGCTAAGAAATAGCCTGTTATGGTTATCCAGCTGGATCAAAACCGCCTCGAGCGCCGCCTCAAGGAGCTTTCCACCCTCAACCGCATCCTCGAGGTGCTCAACTCCGAGGCCGATTTCGAGCGGGCGCTCGAGACCGCCTTGCACGAGCTGGTAGAACTGCTGGGCCTTAGCACCGGCTGGGTCTTCCTGACCCGGATGGAGCCGGGGGACGCCCACCAGGGCGGCTTCAGCCTGGCCGGGTTTGCCGGGTTGCCTCCCGCGCTCGATCGGGAAGAGCAGGCCTGCTTGCGCGAAGCCGGTTGCGACT
This portion of the Meiothermus sp. Pnk-1 genome encodes:
- a CDS encoding nuclear transport factor 2 family protein; the encoded protein is MTREGVQAWLSFLGQAWEEADAERAAALFDPQVSYQENPFNPPIQGFEAVRRYWRENLATQRAVKFEGWVLAVDGEVAVVNWRVGFVRVPGDEYVRLDGVSVGHFGAEGKPVLWREWWHREE